One stretch of Bordetella avium DNA includes these proteins:
- the murD gene encoding UDP-N-acetylmuramoyl-L-alanine--D-glutamate ligase — protein sequence MNTELTSRADAPLVLILGLGETGVAAARWCAREGARLRVADTRMQPGGLEGLRAVLQEAQVEYHLGCGSHFDPALLDGVTQLVLSPGLAPGQEPAASLLAAAVSRGIEVLGEVELFARALASLAEARAYHPRLLAVTGTNGKTTVTALTRQLIEACGLSARAAGNISPAALASLMEALDQDALPDVWVLELSSFQLETTHSLQADAAVVLNVTQDHLDWHGDMQAYAQAKARLLKMARVAIVNRDDPLTLAMVADVNGLNVRSFGRDLPQRVGDMGLELGQGVSWLVACEPSDFDEPVVRRKKDAPPPQRGEGRMSRLMPVDALRIRGVHNALNALAALQLARVLELGWGPMLRALRDYAGEPHRAAFVRSIGGVDYINDSKGTNVGATVAALEGLGQTVVLIAGGQGKGQDFSPLRSAVSRHARAVVLIGADGPAIGQVLESTGVALVVAADMREAVRRAAEIAQAGEAVLLSPACASLDMYRNYPHRGQVFVEEVEELALDRGEVL from the coding sequence ATGAATACCGAACTCACCTCCCGCGCCGATGCGCCGCTCGTTCTGATCCTCGGATTGGGCGAGACGGGAGTGGCCGCTGCGCGCTGGTGCGCCCGCGAGGGCGCCCGCCTTCGCGTGGCCGATACCCGTATGCAGCCGGGTGGCCTGGAGGGTTTGCGAGCGGTCTTGCAAGAGGCCCAGGTGGAGTACCACCTCGGTTGCGGCAGTCATTTTGATCCGGCCTTGCTGGATGGCGTGACGCAGCTGGTCCTGAGCCCTGGTCTCGCGCCGGGGCAGGAGCCGGCCGCCAGCTTGCTGGCCGCAGCCGTCTCCCGCGGTATCGAGGTTCTGGGTGAAGTCGAGCTGTTCGCGCGCGCGCTGGCCAGTCTTGCCGAGGCACGGGCCTATCATCCGCGCCTGCTCGCCGTGACGGGCACCAATGGCAAGACCACGGTTACCGCCCTGACGCGACAACTGATCGAGGCCTGCGGCCTGAGCGCCCGGGCGGCGGGCAATATCAGCCCGGCCGCTCTGGCATCGCTGATGGAGGCGCTGGACCAGGATGCCTTGCCGGATGTCTGGGTTTTGGAGCTTTCCAGCTTCCAGTTGGAAACCACGCACAGCCTGCAGGCCGATGCGGCCGTGGTGCTGAACGTGACGCAGGACCATCTCGATTGGCATGGCGATATGCAGGCCTATGCTCAGGCCAAGGCCCGCTTGCTCAAGATGGCTCGCGTGGCGATCGTCAATCGTGATGACCCGCTGACCCTGGCCATGGTGGCTGATGTCAATGGCCTGAATGTGCGCAGCTTTGGCCGTGATCTGCCGCAGAGAGTGGGCGACATGGGGCTGGAGTTGGGGCAAGGTGTTTCCTGGCTGGTGGCCTGCGAGCCTAGCGATTTCGATGAGCCGGTTGTGCGCCGCAAGAAGGATGCGCCACCGCCGCAGCGTGGTGAGGGCCGCATGAGCCGTTTGATGCCGGTCGATGCTCTGCGTATTCGTGGCGTGCACAATGCCCTTAACGCATTGGCTGCTTTGCAATTGGCGCGTGTGCTGGAGCTGGGTTGGGGCCCCATGTTGCGCGCTTTGCGCGACTACGCGGGCGAGCCGCACCGAGCGGCTTTCGTGCGCAGCATTGGCGGCGTTGACTATATCAATGACAGCAAAGGCACCAACGTTGGCGCCACCGTCGCCGCGCTCGAGGGCCTGGGGCAGACCGTGGTGCTGATTGCAGGAGGCCAGGGCAAGGGACAGGACTTTTCGCCGCTGCGTTCCGCCGTTTCGCGTCATGCCCGTGCCGTCGTGCTGATTGGCGCCGATGGCCCGGCCATCGGGCAGGTGCTCGAATCCACCGGGGTTGCCCTGGTGGTCGCCGCCGATATGCGCGAGGCGGTTCGCCGCGCCGCCGAGATCGCACAAGCGGGAGAGGCCGTGTTGTTGTCACCGGCCTGCGCAAGTCTCGATATGTACCGTAATTATCCGCATCGCGGGCAGGTGTTCGTCGAAGAGGTCGAAGAGCTGGCCCTTGATCGAGGTGAGGTGTTATGA
- the mraY gene encoding phospho-N-acetylmuramoyl-pentapeptide-transferase, giving the protein MLLEIARWLSDDVRAIGVLEYITLRAVLACATALLIGLAAGPRVIRKLTEMKIGQAVRSYGPETHLVKTGTPTMGGALILISIAISTLLWADWTNRFVWVVLLVTFGFGWIGWMDDYRKVVHRDPEGMPARQKFFWQATIGLVAAVYLAFAVSAPANTELWPLFKAWVVSGFTMPLPTRADLIVPFFKSVSYPLGVLGFVALTWFVIVGTSNAVNLTDGLDGLAIMPTVMVGGALGIFAYVVGRVDYSKYLLFPYIPGASELMVLCAAIGGAGLAFLWFNAYPAQVFMGDVGALALGGALGTIAVIVRQEIVLFIMGGVFVVETLSVMLQVTWFKYTKRKYGQGRRIFRMAPLHHHFEVGGWKETQVVVRFWIISMMLVLIGLSTLKLR; this is encoded by the coding sequence ATGTTGCTTGAAATCGCTCGTTGGCTGTCTGACGATGTGCGCGCGATCGGCGTGCTGGAATACATCACCTTGCGAGCGGTGCTGGCTTGTGCGACAGCTTTGTTGATCGGTTTGGCGGCGGGCCCTAGGGTGATTCGCAAGCTGACCGAAATGAAGATTGGCCAGGCGGTGCGCTCTTATGGTCCCGAGACGCATCTGGTCAAGACGGGCACGCCCACGATGGGCGGTGCGCTTATCCTGATTTCCATTGCGATCAGCACCTTGCTGTGGGCCGATTGGACCAACCGCTTCGTGTGGGTCGTGCTGCTCGTGACCTTCGGGTTTGGTTGGATTGGCTGGATGGATGATTACCGCAAGGTGGTCCATCGCGATCCTGAAGGCATGCCGGCGCGTCAGAAGTTTTTCTGGCAAGCGACGATCGGCCTGGTGGCGGCGGTGTATCTGGCCTTTGCGGTGTCGGCTCCGGCCAACACGGAACTGTGGCCGCTCTTCAAAGCCTGGGTCGTCAGCGGCTTCACCATGCCGCTGCCCACCCGCGCTGACCTTATCGTGCCTTTCTTTAAGTCCGTCAGCTATCCGCTGGGCGTGCTGGGTTTTGTCGCGCTGACCTGGTTCGTCATCGTCGGCACCAGCAATGCGGTCAACCTGACCGATGGATTAGATGGCCTGGCTATCATGCCCACCGTCATGGTGGGCGGAGCATTGGGTATCTTCGCCTATGTGGTGGGTCGCGTCGATTACTCCAAATATTTGCTGTTTCCTTACATTCCGGGCGCCTCCGAACTGATGGTGCTATGCGCCGCGATTGGCGGGGCGGGGCTGGCGTTTTTGTGGTTTAACGCCTATCCGGCGCAGGTCTTCATGGGCGACGTCGGCGCGTTGGCGCTGGGCGGGGCTCTGGGCACCATTGCCGTGATCGTGCGCCAAGAGATCGTGTTGTTCATCATGGGCGGCGTGTTCGTCGTCGAAACGCTGTCAGTGATGCTGCAGGTGACTTGGTTCAAATACACCAAGCGCAAGTACGGACAGGGCAGACGTATCTTCAGGATGGCACCTTTGCACCACCATTTTGAAGTCGGCGGCTGGAAAGAAACACAGGTTGTGGTGCGCTTCTGGATCATCAGCATGATGCTGGTGTTGATTGGCCTTTCGACACTGAAGTTGCGATGA
- the murF gene encoding bifunctional UDP-N-acetylmuramoyl-L-alanyl-D-glutamate--2,6-diaminopimelate ligase MurE/UDP-N-acetylmuramoyl-tripeptide--D-alanyl-D-alanine ligase MurF: protein MSPHFVRASEGSALPVLEVLRARVSASAHLRLDSRELSPGDVFIACRGVQGDGRAYIGSALDAGAAVVLYDSDALTQSVVADPRVLPVAGLRGMLGELADGWYGQPSASLTVLAVTGTNGKTSCVQWLARALTRLGKPCGTIGTLGGLLPDGVSLGGNLTTPDVITLHRLMAQMRDAGAQAVAIEASSIGLEQGRMDSVRLIAAGYTNLTRDHLDYHGTMEQYEAAKALLFNWPGLQAAVINADDAAGRRLLAKLPVGLASAYAIDHAEADVRALDLQATAHGQVFTLATPEGQAQVVTGLLGHHNVANLLLVAGLLLRLGWPLAAVAREVAAAAPVDGRLQAVAPVGSAQGPLVVVDYAHTPDALERALLALRPVAQARNGALVCLFGCGGDRDPGKRPEMGRIAGELADRIIVSSDNPRSEAPQAIIDQVLAGVGPDLALRAESDRALAILHAVWDSRPEDVVLLAGKGHETYQEIAGRRLAFDDREWARAALLLPHVAGVSTDTRSVAADEIFVAISGENFDGHRYLAQAQAAGACAAVVAHRVSDSSLPQLVLGETRHALGRLATAWRARFSLPVIAVTGSNGKTTTKEMISAILAAWQGEAHRLATSGNFNNDIGLPLTLLRLREGHRAAVFELGMNHPGEIAYLAPMAQASVALVNNAQREHQEFLHGVEAVARENGAALSALPQDGVAVYPGDDVYTPIWDELAGARRVLRFGLQPGLDVYAQKIRLDASGTLCQVVTPMGVADIVLPVPGEHNLRNALAAIACALAAGAPLASAVRALEGFSAVKGRMQRKETSNGTILIDDTYNANPDSVRVAIEVLAQLPGPRVLVLGDMGEVGDEGPAMHREVGGYARDQGIDAMVTLGDASRAAAAEFGAGAHACASVDEVLAALRGMNPFSVLIKGSRFMRMERVVTAFSASGDEAASGQEDKHVA, encoded by the coding sequence TTGAGTCCGCATTTTGTTCGTGCATCTGAGGGTAGTGCGCTTCCGGTACTGGAGGTTTTGCGGGCACGTGTGTCCGCGAGCGCGCACCTGAGGCTCGACTCACGCGAGCTGAGTCCTGGCGACGTGTTTATTGCTTGCCGGGGAGTGCAAGGCGATGGCCGTGCTTACATCGGCTCGGCTTTGGATGCGGGCGCCGCCGTGGTGCTTTATGACAGCGATGCGCTGACGCAGAGCGTGGTGGCCGATCCGCGTGTGTTGCCTGTGGCCGGCTTGCGCGGCATGCTGGGCGAGTTGGCCGACGGCTGGTATGGGCAACCCTCTGCCAGTCTCACCGTTCTGGCCGTGACGGGCACCAATGGCAAGACCTCCTGCGTGCAATGGCTTGCGCGGGCATTGACCCGCCTGGGCAAGCCTTGCGGCACGATAGGGACCTTGGGCGGTTTGTTGCCGGATGGCGTCTCGCTGGGCGGCAATCTCACGACGCCCGATGTGATAACCCTGCACCGCTTGATGGCGCAGATGCGCGACGCGGGGGCGCAAGCCGTCGCGATTGAGGCCTCCTCGATCGGTCTGGAGCAGGGCCGCATGGACAGTGTGCGCCTGATTGCTGCCGGCTATACCAATCTGACGCGCGACCATCTCGATTACCACGGGACCATGGAGCAGTACGAAGCGGCGAAAGCCCTGCTGTTCAACTGGCCCGGGCTTCAGGCCGCCGTGATCAATGCCGATGATGCCGCTGGCCGGCGTCTGCTGGCCAAGCTGCCTGTCGGCCTGGCCAGTGCTTATGCCATCGACCATGCCGAGGCCGACGTCCGCGCGCTCGATTTGCAGGCCACGGCTCATGGGCAGGTTTTCACACTGGCGACCCCCGAGGGCCAAGCTCAGGTCGTCACCGGTTTGCTCGGGCATCACAATGTCGCCAATCTGCTGCTGGTGGCGGGTCTGCTGCTCAGGCTGGGTTGGCCCCTGGCTGCCGTGGCCCGCGAGGTCGCTGCCGCCGCGCCGGTAGACGGGCGTTTGCAAGCCGTGGCGCCTGTCGGTTCCGCTCAGGGACCGCTGGTGGTGGTGGATTATGCGCATACGCCGGACGCCCTGGAGCGTGCCTTGCTGGCCTTGCGGCCTGTTGCGCAGGCGCGCAATGGCGCACTGGTCTGCCTGTTTGGCTGCGGCGGCGATCGTGACCCGGGAAAACGGCCCGAAATGGGCCGTATTGCAGGTGAGCTGGCCGACCGTATCATTGTTTCAAGCGACAATCCGCGCAGCGAGGCGCCACAAGCCATCATTGATCAGGTGTTGGCCGGCGTCGGGCCGGACCTTGCCTTGCGCGCCGAGTCCGATCGGGCCCTCGCCATTTTGCATGCGGTCTGGGACAGCCGGCCGGAAGACGTCGTGCTGCTCGCGGGTAAGGGTCATGAGACCTATCAGGAGATCGCCGGTCGCCGCTTGGCTTTCGATGATCGCGAGTGGGCCCGGGCTGCTTTGCTGCTGCCGCATGTCGCAGGGGTTTCGACCGACACACGCAGCGTTGCTGCTGATGAAATTTTCGTGGCGATCAGCGGTGAGAATTTCGATGGTCACCGTTATCTGGCTCAGGCTCAAGCCGCTGGTGCATGTGCTGCGGTCGTCGCCCACCGCGTGAGTGATTCCAGCCTGCCGCAATTGGTGCTGGGCGAGACACGTCACGCCTTGGGGCGTTTGGCCACGGCCTGGCGCGCGCGCTTCAGCCTGCCTGTGATTGCCGTCACGGGCAGCAATGGCAAGACCACCACCAAGGAGATGATCTCCGCCATTCTAGCGGCGTGGCAGGGCGAGGCGCATCGTCTGGCGACTTCCGGCAACTTCAATAACGATATCGGTTTACCCCTGACGCTGCTGCGGCTGCGTGAGGGGCATCGTGCCGCCGTGTTTGAGCTGGGGATGAATCATCCCGGCGAAATCGCTTATTTGGCGCCGATGGCTCAGGCCTCGGTGGCGCTGGTCAACAATGCGCAGCGCGAGCATCAGGAATTCCTGCATGGTGTAGAGGCCGTGGCGCGAGAGAACGGCGCGGCCTTATCCGCTTTGCCCCAAGATGGCGTGGCCGTTTATCCCGGTGACGATGTTTACACCCCTATCTGGGATGAGCTTGCGGGGGCGCGGCGGGTGCTGCGCTTTGGCCTGCAGCCCGGTCTGGATGTGTACGCCCAGAAAATTCGTCTTGATGCTTCGGGTACCTTGTGTCAGGTGGTAACACCGATGGGTGTGGCCGATATCGTTTTACCTGTACCTGGCGAGCATAATTTGCGTAACGCTTTGGCGGCAATTGCCTGCGCATTGGCTGCTGGAGCGCCTTTGGCGAGTGCGGTGCGGGCCCTGGAAGGCTTCTCTGCCGTTAAAGGGCGTATGCAACGCAAAGAAACGAGTAACGGAACAATCCTCATTGATGACACCTACAATGCGAACCCCGACTCGGTGCGCGTTGCCATCGAGGTGCTTGCGCAGTTGCCTGGTCCACGAGTGCTTGTGCTGGGCGACATGGGTGAAGTCGGGGATGAGGGGCCTGCCATGCATCGTGAAGTTGGCGGGTACGCGCGCGATCAGGGGATCGACGCAATGGTCACGCTGGGTGACGCCAGCCGGGCGGCTGCGGCCGAATTCGGTGCAGGCGCGCACGCTTGCGCATCCGTAGACGAAGTCCTTGCCGCTTTGCGCGGCATGAACCCGTTCAGCGTATTGATTAAAGGTTCGCGCTTTATGCGCATGGAGCGGGTAGTGACGGCTTTTTCTGCAAGTGGCGACGAGGCGGCCTCCGGCCAGGAGGACAAGCATGTTGCTTGA